TTTGTTGTTACAGCCCTACTTTTCAccacattaaagacacagcagccagtaacttTCATTTGGTGAATGCTATGGAACATCCTTAACttattctcttaaataaaggGGATTACCTATTAAGTGCCATATAGCCTAGGGAACATTTTTTTATGTGTCTCCGGAGTATTTGGGCTTAATGTTTGATGGCGTCTACCCAAACGAGTATGTTTGGGTAGACGGCATCGCTTTATACCGAgttatcatttaaatcatttcgTGTTGATGCGATTGTGTGCTTTATCTGTCTGCCTGATTCCCGCTgaactgggcgggttgtgtgataTTTGATTTGGGGGATGTTCCGGGGACAGGGTTTGCGTGCCATGCTGCAagctactagcccgacagtggaaacgtgacatgatttcggcctcactgctcaaGCTCCTGGGATATTGGCACAGCCTGacccgataaaagccctggctcgaaCTGACCtaacagtggaaatgcggctaatcaGTGATGTGATTTTAGAAGTGTTCATTTCCTGTtgacatttgagcgctgttgagcgcagtcctaaacacagctgatttgccattatTCACGTACTTAATAttagtcatcagttcaccgaactcaccgatGTTGACTGAACGTAGTTACAGGGACACTGGAACGTTTTAATGTCACAAAGATCAGCTGGACTGTTTATGAGCTGACATAAGATCGATCCGCTGATTAACcaactgatcttcatggctttaaattgctccagtgtccctgtatttaTGGTTACACTCAGTGGTATGTTCGgcgaactgatgaccttcacggccaatcacagtcataacATTAGATAGCACACAGTTAACAAGCTAACCTTATATTGATCTTCAAGTGTGTTGCGTTGTGCGTTTAAACTGGGgctaacttttttatttgttttcttcagGTCTAATGATGGTGAAAGAAGAGACTCAAGAACTTAATGAAATGGAGGAAATAGATCAGTATAAGAGACAAGATTTACGGACTGATGAAAAATCAACAGAAGGAGATCAGGAAACCGAATATAAATTCAAGTGCTGTCACTGTGGGAAGCATTTAAGACATAGACAAAACCTTAAAacccacatgagagttcacactggagagaagccgttcACCTGCAAAAAGTGTGGAAAGCATTTTTCTCGAAATCAAAACCTTACAgctcacatgagagttcacaccggCGAGAAAGATTTTACCTGCCAACAATGTGGAAAGTGTTTCACTCGAATCCAAAACCTTAAAgttcacatgagaattcacactggtcTGAAGCCGTTTACTTGCCCaaaatgtggaaagagtttcagtcaaaagGCACACGTTATAgaccacatgagagttcacactggagagaagcctttcatCTGCCAaaagtgtggaaagagtttcactaaaaaacaaaaccttcatgttcacatgagaattcacactggaaaGAAGCCTTACACTTGCCCTCAATGTGACAGGTGTTTTACACAGAAAAGCAGCCTGAATTGCCACATGAGAACTCACAAAGGTTAGAGATTTttccatttgtaaaaaaaaatccatccatctgtaaatagcatcgtagtttttctataactgcactttataacttatacctgtatcctgcttttgctgctattgcactcctggttagacctaaactgcattttgttgctttgtactttcatttattcattttatactgCTTTttcggggccgggtcgcgggggcagcagtcttaggagagaaccctagACACTTCCTCGGGGGAGTCCCGAGGCATtctcaggccagccgagagacgtggtccctccagcatgtccagGGGTTTCCCTGGTGGCACGTGCctgaaacacctccctaggtaggcgtccaggagacaTCGGAAACAGATGCCCAAACCACCTCAGCTGATTtatctcgatgtggaggagcagcggctctactctgagctcctcccgggtgacagagctcctcgcCCTATTAATAAGGGTGCGCCCTACCACCTGTGacggaaactcatttcagccgcttgtatccaagatcttgtcctttcggtcatgaccataggtgagagtaggaatgtagattgaccgatagatcgagagctttgcctttcggctcagctcattctttaccacaacggactatTGCACACTATGCAGTGCCATTGATTCGATCTAAGAccagcgatgagatgatcccaaggtttccataatcctggaccaggccgtatcctgagcagccgctgtggtggtcatgaaggacttggaggtgctaattctcatcccagccacgtcacacttggcagcaaaccgccccagttcatgctgaaggtccatgttcgatgaagccaacataacaacatcatctgcaaataacagaaatgaaatcctgtggtccccgaaccaaACCCcatccagcccaaggctgcgctttgatattctgtccataaaaattatgaacagaattggtgacaaagggcagcactgctggagtccaacatgcactgggaaTAAGTCTGGCTTATTGTCAGCAATGCGAACtagactcctactctgttcatacagggacgagacggcccttaacagagcgcctctgaccctATACTCCCAAAGCACCCTCCAcagtggactggttgggcatacacCCATGAACCTTCGAGCACTCTGAtaagggtatagagctggtccagtgtaccacagcCTGGActaaaaccgcattgttcctcctggatcctaggttcaaccattggCCGGATACTCCtttccagtaccctggcatagactttccccaggaggctgaggagtgtgatcccctaTAATTGGAGCACACCCTCtggtcccccttcttaaaaatgggaaccaccaccctAGTTGCACAGTCCAGAAGTACTGGCCCCGACCGCCATGCGATATTGTAGAGACatgtcagccaagacagccccacaGCATCCAGAGACCGAAGATACACAGGGTGAATCTCATCCACCCCCGCTGCTTTGCCACTGCAGAGCTTGC
This region of Danio aesculapii chromosome 4, fDanAes4.1, whole genome shotgun sequence genomic DNA includes:
- the si:cabz01021426.2 gene encoding gastrula zinc finger protein XlCGF57.1 isoform X2 encodes the protein MMVKEETQELNEMEEIDQYKRQDLRTDEKSTEGDQETEYKFKCCHCGKHLRHRQNLKTHMRVHTGEKPFTCKKCGKHFSRNQNLTAHMRVHTGEKDFTCQQCGKCFTRIQNLKVHMRIHTGLKPFTCPKCGKSFSQKAHVIDHMRVHTGEKPFICQKCGKSFTKKQNLHVHMRIHTGKKPYTCPQCDRCFTQKSSLNCHMRTHKGLMVLKEETRELNEMEEVGQHKRHSVRTTKGVQETKSNMCHQCGKSFCHEKNLKIHMRVHTGEKPFTCKQCGKGFNQIQNLEVHMRTHTGEKPFICHKCGRGFKQIQNLEAHMRVHTGAKPFICYKCGKGFTQKQNLQVHMNLHTGEKRFNCQQCEKSFSVKHTLVMHMRVHTGEKPYICSGCGKAFKQKSGLNSHNKTHKH